From a single Azospirillum fermentarium genomic region:
- a CDS encoding sensor domain-containing diguanylate cyclase, which yields MASFALQNIPVPPLFDLFEVGDDGSASVTNAELAVARSKLGDLLDLLPAGLLIHQEQGIVYANFEAARILEQSGDSLVGRHFLDFLPPDCFDRQSGYFRRCITERELIRTKDCVMLGAEGACTPVQISMSPLPWDGLPVIYILLNDVSVLKASEERLRLLSITDSLTGIFNRRHFIEESEREIARARRYALPSGLLLLDIDHFKRINDTYGHTIGDDALKAFAAACQKALRTNDILGRLGGEEFAVFLPQTDADGAALVAERIRGAVEEIAVPLDGGGEVRFTVSVGVAAAANGEQPVDTLLSRADEALYQAKAAGRNRVVRAGETPAS from the coding sequence ATGGCATCCTTTGCCCTCCAGAACATTCCCGTTCCCCCGCTCTTCGACCTGTTCGAGGTGGGGGACGACGGCAGCGCGTCGGTGACCAACGCCGAACTGGCCGTCGCGCGTTCGAAGCTGGGCGATCTTCTGGACTTGCTGCCGGCGGGGCTCCTGATCCATCAGGAGCAGGGCATCGTCTACGCCAATTTCGAAGCGGCGCGCATCCTGGAGCAATCGGGCGACTCGCTGGTGGGCCGGCATTTCCTGGATTTCCTGCCGCCCGACTGTTTCGACCGCCAGAGCGGCTATTTCCGCCGCTGCATCACCGAACGTGAACTGATCCGCACCAAGGATTGCGTGATGCTGGGGGCCGAAGGTGCGTGCACCCCCGTCCAGATCAGCATGTCGCCGCTGCCGTGGGACGGGCTGCCGGTCATCTACATCCTGTTGAACGACGTCAGCGTGCTGAAGGCCAGCGAGGAGCGGCTGCGGCTGCTGTCCATCACCGACTCGCTGACCGGCATCTTCAACCGCCGCCATTTCATCGAGGAGTCGGAGCGGGAAATCGCCCGCGCCCGCCGCTATGCCCTGCCGTCCGGCCTGCTGCTGCTGGACATCGACCATTTCAAGCGCATCAACGACACCTATGGCCACACCATCGGCGACGACGCGCTGAAGGCCTTTGCCGCCGCCTGTCAGAAGGCGTTGCGCACCAACGACATCCTGGGCCGGTTGGGGGGCGAGGAATTCGCGGTGTTCCTGCCCCAGACCGACGCCGACGGCGCCGCCCTGGTGGCCGAACGCATCCGCGGCGCGGTGGAGGAGATCGCCGTGCCGCTGGATGGCGGCGGGGAGGTGCGTTTCACCGTCAGCGTCGGCGTGGCCGCCGCGGCCAACGGGGAGCAGCCGGTCGATACCCTGCTGTCCCGCGCCGACGAGGCGCTGTATCAGGCCAAGGCCGCGGGCCGCAACCGCGTGGTGCGGGCCGGCGAAACGCCGGCATCGTGA